A section of the bacterium genome encodes:
- a CDS encoding ABC transporter permease yields the protein MANNNEDSSFGRGIQKAGEVIILLFRTLYFSTLAHRNSKRIIQQIAEIGVDSVPMVSLMAIFTGMVMGLQAGHELLKFQAQEFLGVGVAATLVRELGPVLTGLIVAGRAGAAMTAEIGTMQVSEEVDALRSMAIDPIQYLIMPRFVAAIIVLPLLTILTDVLGISGGFLIGRAQLNIKLYDYVRHMIDFVTLKDFANGIVKSIVFGGIIATMACYHGLKTEGGARGVGKATTLSVVDSFLLILVSDYFITHILY from the coding sequence ATGGCAAACAATAACGAAGACAGCTCATTTGGCCGCGGAATTCAGAAAGCGGGAGAAGTAATAATATTATTGTTTCGAACCCTATATTTCTCTACGCTTGCTCATCGCAATTCCAAACGAATAATTCAACAGATAGCCGAAATAGGTGTAGATTCAGTGCCTATGGTATCTCTTATGGCAATCTTTACAGGAATGGTTATGGGACTGCAGGCAGGTCATGAATTATTAAAATTCCAAGCACAAGAATTTTTAGGTGTCGGAGTTGCAGCTACTTTGGTTAGAGAACTTGGGCCGGTTCTTACAGGTCTTATCGTGGCGGGTAGAGCAGGAGCCGCAATGACAGCGGAAATAGGAACGATGCAAGTTTCAGAAGAAGTGGATGCGCTTCGTTCAATGGCTATTGACCCGATACAATACTTAATTATGCCGCGTTTTGTTGCCGCTATAATAGTCCTGCCTTTGCTTACTATTTTAACCGATGTTTTAGGTATAAGCGGAGGTTTTTTAATCGGCAGAGCTCAACTAAACATAAAGTTATACGACTATGTACGGCACATGATAGATTTTGTTACGTTAAAAGATTTTGCAAACGGTATCGTAAAATCTATAGTTTTCGGCGGAATAATCGCGACTATGGCTTGTTATCACGGACTTAAAACCGAAGGCGGAGCAAGGGGTGTAGGCAAAGCCACTACCTTATCAGTTGTAGATTCCTTTTTGCTTATACTGGTTTCGGATTATTTTATAACCCATATTCTTTATTAA